Proteins encoded in a region of the Sphingomonas sp. HMP9 genome:
- the purB gene encoding adenylosuccinate lyase, giving the protein MVPRYSRPDMVAIWTPEARFKIWFEIEAHATDALAELGVVPKEAAAAIWAKGAFEVDRIDEIERETKHDVIAFLTNVAEHVGPEARFMHQGMTSSDVLDTCLAVQLAKASDILIADLDALLVVLERRAREHKMTPTIGRSHGIHAEPVTFGLKLAQAHAEFARNRARLIAAREDVATCAISGAVGTFANIDPFVEEYVAGKLGLSVEPVSTQVIPRDRHAMFFATLGVIASSIERLATEVRHLQRTEVLEAEEFFSPGQKGSSAMPHKRNPVLTENLTGLARMVRGYVTPAMENVALWHERDISHSSVERYIGPDATITLDFALARLTGVMDKLVVYPERMLKNLNKMGGLVHSQRVLLALTQAGVSREDAYHLVQRNAMKVWDSDGALSLLELLKADPEVTLSDAELEDKFDLGYHLKHVDTIFARVFGAA; this is encoded by the coding sequence ATGGTCCCCCGCTATTCCCGCCCCGACATGGTCGCGATCTGGACGCCCGAAGCGCGCTTCAAGATCTGGTTCGAGATCGAGGCGCACGCCACCGACGCGCTCGCCGAGCTGGGCGTCGTTCCCAAGGAGGCGGCCGCGGCGATCTGGGCTAAGGGTGCGTTCGAGGTCGATCGGATCGACGAGATCGAGCGCGAGACCAAGCACGACGTCATCGCCTTCCTGACCAACGTCGCCGAGCATGTCGGCCCCGAAGCGCGCTTCATGCATCAGGGCATGACCTCGTCCGACGTGCTCGACACGTGCCTCGCGGTGCAGCTGGCCAAGGCGAGCGACATCCTGATCGCCGATCTCGATGCGCTGCTCGTGGTGCTCGAACGCCGTGCGCGCGAGCACAAGATGACGCCGACGATCGGCCGCAGCCACGGCATCCATGCCGAACCCGTCACGTTCGGGCTGAAGCTGGCGCAGGCGCACGCAGAGTTTGCCCGCAACCGGGCGCGGTTGATCGCGGCGCGCGAGGACGTCGCGACCTGCGCGATCTCGGGCGCAGTCGGCACGTTCGCGAACATCGACCCGTTCGTCGAGGAGTATGTCGCGGGCAAGCTGGGCCTGTCGGTCGAGCCCGTCTCGACGCAGGTCATCCCGCGCGATCGCCATGCAATGTTCTTCGCGACGCTGGGGGTGATCGCCAGCTCCATCGAGCGGCTCGCGACCGAAGTGCGGCATTTGCAGCGTACCGAAGTGCTCGAGGCGGAGGAATTCTTCTCGCCCGGCCAGAAGGGCTCGTCGGCGATGCCGCACAAGCGCAATCCGGTGCTGACCGAGAACCTCACCGGGCTCGCGCGGATGGTGCGCGGTTATGTCACGCCCGCGATGGAGAATGTCGCGCTGTGGCATGAGCGCGATATCTCGCACTCGTCGGTCGAGCGCTATATCGGGCCGGACGCGACGATCACGCTCGACTTCGCGCTCGCGCGGTTGACCGGGGTGATGGACAAGCTGGTCGTCTACCCCGAGCGGATGTTGAAGAACCTCAACAAGATGGGCGGCCTCGTCCATTCGCAGCGCGTGCTGCTGGCGCTGACGCAGGCCGGCGTGAGCCGCGAGGACGCGTATCACCTCGTGCAGCGCAACGCGATGAAGGTGTGGGATTCGGACGGCGCGTTGTCGCTGCTGGAGTTGCTGAAGGCGGATCCGGAAGTGACGTTGTCGGATGCCGAACTCGAGGACAAGTTCGACCTCGGCTATCACCTCAAGCACGTCGACACGATCTTCGCGCGGGTGTTCGGCGCGGCGTAA
- a CDS encoding TM2 domain-containing protein, giving the protein MRGQVLGVDSRTGEGIVAGQDGQRYRFAPEDWAHRGEPAIGIEVDFESANDRALSVFPVPTAPGPRRAGPPAAVAAPTNDRNKYVAAVMAFVIGTLGIHRFYLGRTGSGIVMLVLSITVIGLIISAPWALIDTIRYLVMSDEEFAARYPRKR; this is encoded by the coding sequence ATGCGCGGACAGGTTTTAGGGGTCGATTCCCGCACGGGCGAAGGGATCGTCGCGGGCCAGGACGGACAACGCTACCGGTTCGCGCCGGAGGACTGGGCGCATCGCGGCGAACCGGCGATCGGGATCGAAGTCGATTTCGAATCCGCCAACGATCGTGCGCTCAGTGTTTTCCCGGTGCCGACCGCGCCGGGCCCGCGTCGCGCGGGGCCACCCGCGGCCGTCGCCGCGCCGACCAACGATCGCAACAAATACGTCGCGGCGGTGATGGCGTTCGTGATCGGCACGCTCGGTATCCACCGTTTCTATCTCGGCCGGACGGGTTCGGGGATCGTCATGCTGGTGCTGAGCATTACCGTGATCGGCCTTATCATCAGCGCGCCCTGGGCGCTGATCGACACGATCCGATATTTGGTGATGTCCGACGAGGAATTCGCCGCACGCTATCCGCGCAAGCGATAG
- the dnaJ gene encoding molecular chaperone DnaJ — protein sequence MSTQTDYYELLEIERTADAGTIKSSYRKLAMKYHPDKNSGCKDSEAQFKAVSEAYDCLKDPQKRAAYDRFGHAAFQNGGGGGHSGGTQDFGGFSDIFESVFGEFMGGAQRGGGRSAARRGADLRYDMEVSLEEAFHGKTTEITIDVSALCDTCDGSGAKPGTRAKTCQHCGGHGKVRAQQGFFVVERACPVCNGAGEVIADPCPDCRGEGRVDKTKTLSINVPPGVEEGTRIRMSGEGEAGARGAPAGDLYIFLHVTKHALFEREGTTLFARAPISFTVASLGGSLSIPGLDGRTHEVKIPAGIQSGKQLRQRGAGMPVLQGRGHGDLVVQIDVETPTRLSNRQKELLEMFRETETGDECPASQGFFAKLKGVFAAE from the coding sequence ATGAGTACCCAGACAGATTATTACGAACTGCTCGAGATCGAGCGGACCGCGGATGCGGGGACGATCAAGTCGTCCTACCGCAAGCTCGCGATGAAATATCACCCGGACAAGAACTCGGGCTGCAAGGATTCCGAGGCGCAGTTCAAGGCGGTCAGCGAGGCCTATGACTGCCTCAAGGACCCGCAGAAGCGCGCGGCCTATGATCGCTTCGGCCATGCCGCGTTCCAGAACGGCGGCGGCGGCGGTCATAGCGGCGGTACGCAGGATTTTGGCGGCTTCAGCGATATCTTCGAAAGCGTCTTCGGCGAATTCATGGGCGGCGCACAGCGTGGCGGCGGGCGCTCCGCCGCACGGCGCGGCGCAGACCTTCGCTACGACATGGAAGTCAGCCTGGAGGAAGCGTTCCACGGCAAGACGACCGAGATCACGATCGACGTCTCCGCGCTCTGCGACACGTGCGACGGCTCGGGCGCGAAGCCCGGCACCCGCGCCAAGACCTGCCAGCATTGCGGCGGCCACGGCAAGGTGCGCGCGCAGCAGGGCTTCTTCGTCGTCGAGCGGGCCTGCCCGGTCTGCAACGGCGCAGGCGAAGTCATCGCCGACCCGTGCCCCGATTGCCGCGGCGAGGGCCGTGTCGACAAGACCAAGACGCTTTCGATCAACGTCCCCCCGGGCGTCGAGGAAGGCACGCGTATCCGCATGTCCGGCGAGGGAGAAGCGGGCGCGCGCGGCGCTCCGGCGGGTGACCTCTACATCTTCCTTCACGTGACCAAGCACGCTCTGTTCGAGCGCGAGGGCACGACCCTGTTCGCGCGTGCGCCGATCAGCTTCACCGTCGCGTCGCTTGGTGGGTCGTTGTCGATTCCCGGCCTCGACGGCCGCACGCACGAGGTGAAGATCCCCGCCGGCATTCAGTCGGGCAAGCAGTTGCGCCAGCGCGGTGCGGGGATGCCCGTCCTGCAAGGTCGCGGCCACGGCGATCTCGTTGTCCAGATCGACGTGGAGACCCCGACGCGTCTGAGCAACCGCCAGAAGGAATTGCTCGAGATGTTCCGCGAGACGGAAACGGGCGACGAATGCCCGGCGAGCCAGGGCTTCTTCGCCAAGCTCAAGGGTGTGTTCGCGGCCGAATAA
- the dnaK gene encoding molecular chaperone DnaK yields the protein MAKVIGIDLGTTNSCVSVMEGGKPKVIENSEGARTTPSIVAFAKDGERLVGQPAKRQAVTNGDNTIFAVKRLIGRRFDDPITKKDTELVPYKISRGPNGDAWVSAGGKDYSPSQISAFTLQKMKETAESYLGETVTQAVITVPAYFNDAQRQATKDAGQIAGLEVLRIINEPTAAALAYGLDKQDGKTIAVYDLGGGTFDISVLEIGDGVFEVKATNGDTFLGGEDFDNKIVQFLADEFKKAEGIDLAKDKLALQRLKEAAEKAKIELSSAQSTEVNLPFITADQNGPKHLVKSITRADLERMVEDLVKRTLEPCRKALADGGLKPEDISEVVLVGGMTRMPRVREVVKQFFGKEPHTGVNPDEVVAMGAAIQAGVLQGDVKDVLLLDVTPLSLGIETLGGVFTRMIDRNTTIPTKKSQTYSTADDNQGAVTIRVFQGEREMAADNKMLGNFDLVGIPPAPRGVPQIEVTFDIDANGLVSVSAKDKGTGKEQQIRIQASGGLSDNDIDQMVRDAETFAEEDKKRRAGAEAKNNAESLIHTTERQLADNGDKVDESLKTEIQAAIDATKAAVEGGDPDTMTEKSTALAQVAMKLGQAIYEKQAQADASPSADGDAAKKDDDVVDAEFSEVDDNPKA from the coding sequence ATGGCTAAAGTAATCGGTATCGATCTCGGCACGACCAACAGCTGCGTTTCCGTGATGGAAGGCGGCAAGCCCAAGGTCATCGAGAATTCCGAAGGCGCACGTACCACGCCGTCGATCGTCGCGTTCGCCAAGGATGGCGAGCGGCTGGTCGGCCAGCCCGCCAAGCGTCAGGCTGTTACCAATGGCGACAACACCATCTTCGCGGTGAAGCGTCTGATCGGCCGTCGTTTCGACGATCCGATCACCAAGAAGGACACCGAGCTGGTCCCGTACAAGATCTCGCGCGGGCCCAACGGCGACGCGTGGGTCTCGGCCGGCGGCAAGGATTACTCGCCGTCGCAGATCTCGGCGTTCACGCTGCAGAAGATGAAGGAAACCGCCGAATCCTATCTCGGCGAGACGGTCACGCAGGCGGTCATCACCGTGCCGGCCTACTTCAACGACGCACAGCGCCAGGCGACCAAGGACGCCGGCCAGATCGCCGGCCTCGAAGTGCTGCGCATCATCAACGAGCCGACCGCGGCAGCGCTGGCCTACGGCCTCGACAAGCAGGACGGCAAGACCATCGCGGTCTACGATCTCGGCGGCGGCACGTTCGACATCTCGGTGCTCGAGATCGGCGACGGCGTGTTCGAGGTGAAGGCCACGAACGGCGACACCTTCCTCGGCGGTGAGGATTTCGACAACAAGATCGTTCAGTTCCTCGCCGACGAGTTCAAGAAGGCGGAGGGCATCGACCTCGCCAAGGACAAGCTGGCGCTCCAGCGTCTGAAGGAAGCGGCCGAGAAGGCGAAGATCGAGCTGTCGTCGGCACAGTCGACCGAGGTCAATCTGCCCTTCATCACCGCGGACCAGAACGGCCCGAAGCATCTGGTGAAGTCGATCACGCGCGCCGACCTGGAGCGGATGGTCGAGGACCTCGTCAAGCGTACGCTCGAGCCGTGCCGCAAGGCGCTCGCAGACGGCGGCCTGAAGCCCGAGGACATCTCGGAAGTCGTGCTCGTCGGCGGCATGACTCGCATGCCGCGCGTCCGTGAGGTCGTGAAGCAGTTCTTCGGCAAGGAGCCGCACACCGGCGTCAACCCGGACGAGGTCGTCGCGATGGGCGCCGCGATCCAGGCCGGCGTGCTGCAGGGCGACGTCAAGGACGTGCTGCTGCTCGACGTGACGCCGCTGTCGCTCGGCATCGAGACGCTGGGTGGCGTGTTCACCCGGATGATCGATCGCAACACGACGATCCCCACCAAGAAGTCGCAGACCTATTCGACCGCCGACGACAACCAGGGCGCGGTGACGATCCGCGTGTTCCAGGGCGAGCGCGAGATGGCGGCCGACAACAAGATGCTCGGCAATTTCGATCTCGTCGGCATCCCGCCGGCCCCGCGCGGCGTGCCGCAGATCGAGGTCACGTTCGACATCGATGCCAACGGTCTGGTCAGCGTCTCGGCCAAGGACAAGGGCACCGGCAAGGAGCAGCAGATCCGCATCCAGGCGTCGGGTGGTCTCTCGGACAACGACATCGACCAGATGGTCCGCGACGCCGAGACCTTCGCCGAAGAGGACAAGAAGCGTCGTGCCGGCGCCGAGGCGAAGAACAACGCCGAGTCGCTGATCCACACCACCGAGCGTCAGCTCGCCGATAACGGCGACAAGGTCGACGAGTCGCTCAAGACCGAGATCCAGGCCGCGATCGACGCGACCAAGGCTGCGGTCGAGGGTGGCGATCCCGACACGATGACCGAGAAGAGCACCGCGCTTGCCCAGGTCGCGATGAAGCTCGGCCAGGCGATCTACGAGAAGCAGGCTCAGGCGGACGCCTCGCCGTCGGCCGATGGCGATGCGGCGAAGAAGGACGACGACGTCGTCGACGCCGAATTCTCGGAAGTCGACGACAACCCGAAGGCGTAA
- a CDS encoding copper chaperone PCu(A)C, with protein sequence MRIVFGLGVAAMALASCAPPKQLAVDGAWVRLGAVTGRPAAAYFTVHGGPTPATLISATTDVAIKSEMHETMDKGGMSTMAPLAKVEIPANTDVAFAPGGRHVMLFDMNSGIKPGDRIMLTFAFADGTRILGNANVVAAGTPAGT encoded by the coding sequence ATGCGTATCGTTTTCGGACTGGGTGTGGCCGCGATGGCGCTAGCGTCGTGCGCGCCACCGAAACAGCTGGCGGTCGATGGCGCCTGGGTGCGGCTTGGTGCGGTCACGGGGCGACCGGCGGCGGCGTATTTTACGGTGCATGGCGGGCCGACGCCTGCGACGCTGATCTCGGCCACCACCGACGTCGCGATCAAGTCCGAGATGCACGAGACGATGGACAAGGGCGGCATGTCGACGATGGCGCCGCTCGCGAAGGTCGAGATTCCGGCGAACACCGATGTCGCGTTCGCACCCGGCGGGCGGCACGTGATGCTGTTCGACATGAATTCGGGGATCAAGCCGGGTGACCGCATCATGCTGACGTTCGCGTTTGCTGACGGAACGCGGATCCTGGGCAACGCGAACGTGGTTGCGGCGGGGACCCCGGCGGGCACGTGA
- a CDS encoding vgr related protein has protein sequence MNRGLTDGETALAASVFGGAIDYAQVSLSRSKWAFFQPRDTVMAPRGCIHFHPKGDLWCDDFAHANLTLQGLFVHEMTHIWQHQRGVFLPLARHPWCRYDYAFRPGVALHRYGIEQQGEIVRHAFLLRAGAKVAGAPPLAQYETVLPFAPTTPFPSS, from the coding sequence GTGAACCGCGGGCTTACCGACGGCGAGACGGCGCTCGCCGCGTCCGTGTTCGGCGGCGCGATCGACTACGCGCAGGTGAGCCTGTCCCGCAGCAAATGGGCGTTCTTCCAACCGCGCGATACGGTGATGGCGCCGCGCGGATGCATCCACTTCCACCCCAAGGGCGATTTGTGGTGCGACGATTTCGCGCACGCGAACCTGACGTTGCAGGGGCTGTTCGTCCACGAGATGACGCATATCTGGCAACATCAGCGCGGCGTGTTCCTGCCGCTCGCACGGCATCCATGGTGCCGGTACGACTATGCGTTCCGGCCGGGGGTCGCGCTGCACCGCTACGGCATCGAGCAGCAGGGCGAGATCGTGCGCCATGCCTTCCTGCTGCGCGCCGGGGCGAAGGTGGCGGGTGCGCCGCCACTTGCGCAGTATGAGACGGTGCTGCCGTTTGCGCCAACCACACCATTCCCGTCATCCTGA
- a CDS encoding threonine synthase, producing the protein MNQNLTTDRETFVTHLECSITGERYEADQLHGLSRAGRPLLVRYDLDAVRSAISRDTIEARPTDLWRWRELLPVRHTANIVSLGEIETPLVPLTKSGGPNVLVKDEGRLPTGSFKARGLVMAVAMAKELGVTKIAMPTNGNAGAALAAYATRCGIETIVFCPDDTPEINVREIAMQGARVWRVNGLIDDCGAIVGKGAAEGRWFDFSTLKEPYRIEGKKTMGLELAAQFGWKLPDAIFYPTGGGTGLIGMWKAFDELEKLGWIGSERPKMFAVQASGCAPIVRAFEAGEEHAERWEDASTVAAGIRVPKAVGDFLILRAVRESGGQAMAVGDPAILKAVDAAAKQDGLLLCPEGGATLAAYHQALNTGLVDEDDKVVLFNCATGLKYPMPEAPQALDRTRPIDFDAL; encoded by the coding sequence TTGAACCAGAACCTCACCACCGACCGCGAGACCTTCGTCACGCATCTCGAATGCTCGATCACCGGCGAGCGGTATGAGGCGGACCAGTTGCATGGCTTGTCGCGTGCCGGCAGGCCGCTGCTCGTCCGCTACGATCTCGACGCGGTACGTTCGGCGATTTCGCGCGATACGATCGAAGCGCGGCCGACCGATCTGTGGCGGTGGCGCGAACTACTGCCCGTCCGCCACACTGCCAACATCGTCAGCCTTGGCGAGATCGAGACGCCGCTGGTGCCGCTGACGAAGTCCGGTGGCCCCAACGTGCTGGTCAAGGACGAAGGTCGCCTCCCGACCGGGTCGTTCAAGGCGCGCGGGCTCGTCATGGCGGTGGCGATGGCGAAGGAACTCGGCGTCACCAAGATCGCGATGCCGACCAACGGGAATGCCGGCGCGGCGCTGGCCGCCTACGCCACGCGCTGCGGGATCGAGACGATCGTCTTCTGCCCCGACGATACCCCCGAGATCAACGTTCGCGAGATCGCGATGCAGGGCGCGCGCGTGTGGCGCGTCAACGGCCTGATCGACGATTGCGGCGCGATCGTCGGCAAGGGCGCCGCGGAAGGTCGCTGGTTCGACTTCTCGACGCTGAAGGAGCCCTATCGAATCGAGGGCAAGAAGACGATGGGCCTCGAACTCGCTGCGCAGTTCGGCTGGAAACTGCCCGATGCGATCTTCTACCCGACCGGCGGTGGCACCGGGCTGATCGGGATGTGGAAGGCGTTCGACGAGCTCGAAAAGCTCGGCTGGATCGGGTCCGAGCGGCCCAAGATGTTCGCGGTGCAGGCCAGCGGCTGCGCACCGATCGTGCGCGCGTTCGAGGCGGGCGAGGAGCATGCCGAGCGCTGGGAGGATGCAAGCACCGTCGCGGCGGGCATTCGCGTACCCAAGGCGGTTGGCGACTTCCTGATCCTCCGCGCTGTGCGCGAGAGCGGCGGGCAGGCGATGGCGGTCGGCGATCCTGCGATCCTGAAGGCGGTCGATGCGGCGGCCAAGCAGGACGGGTTGCTGCTGTGCCCGGAGGGCGGCGCAACGCTCGCGGCGTATCATCAGGCGCTGAACACCGGGTTGGTCGACGAGGACGACAAGGTCGTACTTTTCAACTGCGCGACCGGCCTGAAATATCCGATGCCCGAAGCGCCGCAAGCGCTTGATAGAACACGACCTATCGATTTCGACGCGCTGTAA
- the grpE gene encoding nucleotide exchange factor GrpE, giving the protein MSETDQNAPADLREETAEDAPEVAANDRVAELENQLAEAKQNVLYAQAEIQNVRRRAEKEAQDARAYAATAFARDVLSVADNLARGLSAIPADLRADDKMKGLVTGLEATGRELESVFQRHGITKIAAEGQMLDPNKHQAMLEMPSDQPAGTIVQEMQAGYMIKDRLLRPAMVGVAKAG; this is encoded by the coding sequence ATGTCCGAGACTGACCAGAACGCCCCTGCCGACCTGCGCGAAGAGACCGCTGAAGACGCGCCGGAAGTGGCCGCGAACGACCGCGTCGCCGAGCTCGAGAACCAGCTCGCCGAAGCCAAGCAGAACGTCCTGTACGCGCAGGCTGAGATCCAGAACGTCCGTCGCCGCGCGGAGAAGGAAGCGCAGGACGCGCGCGCCTATGCCGCCACCGCGTTTGCACGCGACGTGCTGTCGGTTGCCGACAACCTCGCGCGCGGCCTGTCGGCTATCCCGGCGGACCTGCGCGCGGACGACAAGATGAAGGGGCTCGTCACCGGGCTCGAGGCGACCGGTCGCGAGCTGGAGAGCGTGTTCCAGCGTCACGGCATCACGAAGATTGCTGCCGAGGGCCAGATGCTCGACCCGAACAAGCACCAGGCGATGCTCGAAATGCCGAGCGACCAGCCGGCGGGCACGATCGTGCAGGAGATGCAGGCAGGCTATATGATCAAGGACCGCCTGCTGCGCCCCGCGATGGTCGGCGTCGCCAAGGCGGGGTAA
- the hrcA gene encoding heat-inducible transcriptional repressor HrcA, with protein sequence MATPPVTELTDRARDIFRAVVDSYLASGTPVGSKTIAQLTGLSLSPASIRGVMGELEGLGLLASPHTSAGRMPTDLGLRLFVDGMMQAMEPSFEERQTIEARAGVGGPVEEALAATTLALSGLSACAGLVMVPKRELRLRQIAFVALSPEQALAVLVSEDGSVENRVIALPKGMSASALIEAGNYMSATLGGLTLAEARGRIERELADGQAALDGAARTLVERGIAVWSEDADRRPVLIVRGQGRLIDAAAAADLDRVRDLLDDLEGKQEVASLLDSARAGDSTRIFIGAETKLFALSGSSVIARPFRGLDGRVVGVVGVIGPTRLNYARVVPMVDFTAATLARLMG encoded by the coding sequence ATGGCCACGCCCCCCGTCACCGAACTGACCGACCGCGCGCGCGACATCTTTCGTGCGGTCGTCGACAGCTATCTCGCCAGCGGCACGCCGGTCGGGTCGAAGACGATCGCGCAGCTGACGGGCTTGAGCCTCTCGCCCGCCTCGATTCGCGGCGTGATGGGCGAACTCGAAGGGCTGGGCTTGCTCGCCAGTCCGCATACCAGCGCAGGCCGGATGCCGACCGATCTGGGGCTTCGGCTGTTCGTCGACGGGATGATGCAGGCGATGGAGCCCTCGTTCGAGGAGCGCCAGACGATCGAGGCGCGCGCCGGCGTCGGTGGTCCGGTCGAGGAGGCGCTCGCCGCCACCACGCTCGCGCTGTCGGGGCTGTCGGCGTGCGCGGGGCTGGTGATGGTGCCCAAGCGCGAGCTGAGACTGCGCCAGATCGCCTTCGTCGCGCTGTCGCCCGAACAGGCGCTGGCGGTGCTGGTCAGCGAGGACGGCTCGGTCGAGAACCGCGTGATCGCGCTGCCCAAGGGCATGTCGGCGTCCGCGCTGATCGAGGCGGGCAATTACATGTCGGCGACGCTCGGCGGGCTGACGCTGGCCGAAGCGCGGGGCCGGATCGAGCGCGAGCTGGCGGACGGTCAGGCGGCGCTCGACGGCGCCGCGCGGACGCTGGTCGAGCGCGGCATCGCGGTGTGGAGCGAGGATGCGGATCGCCGCCCGGTGCTGATCGTGCGCGGGCAGGGGCGGTTGATCGATGCCGCCGCCGCCGCCGATCTCGACCGGGTCCGCGACCTGCTCGATGATCTCGAGGGAAAGCAGGAAGTCGCATCGCTTTTGGACAGCGCGCGGGCGGGCGATTCGACGCGGATCTTCATCGGTGCTGAGACCAAATTGTTCGCGCTTTCAGGATCTTCGGTGATCGCACGACCGTTCCGTGGGCTCGACGGTCGGGTGGTCGGCGTGGTGGGCGTGATCGGGCCCACGCGGTTGAACTATGCGCGCGTCGTGCCCATGGTGGATTTCACGGCTGCAACGCTCGCCCGGTTGATGGGTTGA
- the rph gene encoding ribonuclease PH has product MRPSGRAPDQMREITIEPRFTKHAEGSVLIGFGDTKVLVTASVEEKVPPFMRGKGEGWVTAEYGMLPRATNTRNNREAAKGKQSGRTQEIQRLIGRSLRAVVDLKLLGERQIVIDCDVIQADGGTRTASISGGWVALRLAIDGLLASGKLTADPLTQKVAAISCGIYQGNPVLDLDYIEDSGADADANFVLLENGNIAEAQATAEGATYDEEALLRLLRLARIGCTDIFAAQAKAVAK; this is encoded by the coding sequence ATGCGCCCATCCGGCCGCGCCCCAGACCAGATGCGTGAGATCACGATCGAGCCGCGCTTCACCAAGCATGCCGAGGGCTCCGTCCTGATCGGCTTCGGCGACACCAAGGTGCTCGTCACCGCCAGCGTCGAGGAAAAGGTCCCGCCGTTCATGCGCGGCAAGGGCGAGGGCTGGGTGACCGCCGAATACGGCATGCTCCCGCGCGCGACCAACACGCGCAACAACCGCGAAGCCGCCAAGGGCAAGCAGTCGGGCCGCACGCAGGAAATCCAGCGGCTGATCGGGCGCAGCTTGCGCGCGGTCGTCGACCTGAAGCTGCTCGGCGAGCGCCAGATCGTGATCGACTGCGACGTGATCCAGGCCGATGGCGGCACGCGCACCGCGTCGATCTCCGGCGGCTGGGTCGCGCTGCGGCTCGCGATCGACGGGTTGCTGGCAAGCGGCAAGCTGACCGCCGACCCGCTGACGCAGAAGGTCGCCGCGATCAGCTGCGGCATCTACCAAGGCAATCCGGTGCTCGATCTAGACTATATCGAGGATTCGGGCGCGGATGCGGATGCGAACTTCGTGCTGCTCGAAAACGGCAACATCGCCGAGGCGCAGGCCACCGCCGAGGGTGCGACCTATGACGAGGAGGCGCTGCTCCGCCTGCTCCGCCTCGCCCGCATCGGCTGCACCGACATCTTCGCCGCGCAGGCGAAAGCCGTCGCGAAATGA
- the rdgB gene encoding RdgB/HAM1 family non-canonical purine NTP pyrophosphatase — protein MSGEGKEPQAIRKLQPGKLVIASHNKGKVREIAALLEGRGLEVVSAAELDLPEPIETGTTFFANAELKARSAADLSGYPALADDSGLCVDALNGDPGVYTADWAETPNGRDWMMAMQKVEDAVVAKGPDVTRGAHFVSVLALAWPDGHVEWFEGRAEGTLVWPPRGNVGFGYDPVFVPLGYDQTYAELPHETKNAISHRNEAFKLLEAAVF, from the coding sequence ATGAGCGGCGAAGGCAAGGAGCCGCAGGCGATCCGCAAGCTGCAACCCGGCAAGCTGGTCATCGCCAGCCACAACAAGGGCAAGGTCCGCGAGATCGCGGCTTTGCTCGAAGGGCGCGGGCTCGAGGTCGTCTCGGCGGCCGAACTCGACCTGCCCGAGCCGATCGAGACGGGGACCACCTTCTTCGCCAATGCCGAACTGAAGGCGCGCTCGGCCGCCGACCTGTCGGGCTATCCTGCGCTCGCGGACGATAGCGGGCTGTGCGTCGATGCGCTGAACGGCGATCCTGGCGTCTACACCGCGGACTGGGCGGAGACGCCGAACGGTCGCGACTGGATGATGGCGATGCAGAAGGTCGAGGACGCGGTGGTCGCCAAGGGCCCGGACGTCACGCGCGGTGCGCATTTCGTGAGCGTGCTCGCGCTGGCGTGGCCCGATGGTCATGTCGAATGGTTCGAAGGACGCGCGGAGGGGACGCTCGTCTGGCCACCGCGCGGGAACGTTGGGTTCGGCTATGATCCGGTGTTCGTGCCGCTCGGCTACGACCAGACCTATGCCGAGCTGCCGCACGAAACCAAGAACGCGATCAGCCACCGCAACGAGGCATTCAAACTGCTCGAAGCCGCAGTGTTCTAA